A section of the Parasteatoda tepidariorum isolate YZ-2023 chromosome 6, CAS_Ptep_4.0, whole genome shotgun sequence genome encodes:
- the LOC139425797 gene encoding uncharacterized protein, giving the protein MPESTETADQQIARVTVKPPPFWRANPELWFRQIESQFALAGVTTESTKFHHVVSARQPGELAIISDIVISPPVDEPFTALKKRLCAQYAEFEAQRLRDLISGMQLGDRRPSRLLLKMRN; this is encoded by the coding sequence atgcccgAATCTACGGAAACTGCTGATCAACAAATTGCTCGTGTCACTGTAAAGCCACCACCTTTTTGGAGAGCTAATCCAGAATTGTGGTTCAGACAAATTGAAAGTCAGTTCGCTCTTGCTGGAGTAACTACAGAGTCAACGAAATTTCACCATGTAGTTTCTGCTCGACAACCGGGGGAACTGGCGATTATAAGCGATATTGTTATCAGTCCACCTGTGGATGAGCCTTTCACCGcacttaaaaaaagattgtgCGCTCAATATGCTGAATTTGAAGCTCAACGCTTAAGGGATTTGATTTCGGGGATGCAACTTGGCGACCGCCGTCCTTCAAGACTGCTTCTGAAAATGCGGAATTAA
- the LOC139425798 gene encoding uncharacterized protein, translating to MTAWILRFLKNAQKTRTEREIGELKLYEWNEVEKVLMKQIQQKSFNDEDIARLKSLCVFKDEEGILRVSTKLTEREDLESFISPILLPSTHKLVELIIFYMHKSMCHAGIQILMSKLRERFWIIRSRKTIRKVLARCVRCKRHQTTRIKCNPGVLPENRIKDALVLEITGLDLAGHLMLTRETREV from the coding sequence ATGACGGCATGGATTCTAAGATTCCTTAAAAATGCTCAAAAGACAAGAACCGAACGAGAGATTGGTGAGCTGAAGTTGTACGAATGGAATGAGGTTGAAAAAGTATTAATGAAGCAGATTCAGCAAAAGTCATTTAATGACGAAGATATCGCAAGGTTAAAATCATTATGCGTCTTTAAAGACGAAGAAGGTATCTTAAGAGTGAGCACCAAGTTAACTGAAAGAGAAGATCTTGAAAGCTTTATCAGTCCTATACTGCTTCCAAGCACACATAAACTTgtggaattaattattttttacatgcacAAAAGTATGTGCCATGCGGGGATTCAGATATTGATGTCGAAATTAAGAGAACGATTCTGGATTATAAGATCTCGTAAGACGATTCGCAAAGTTTTAGCTCGTTGCGTGAGATGTAAAAGACACCAAACTACGAGGATCAAATGCAATCCAGGAGTGTTACCTGAAAACAGAATCAAAGATGCATTAGTGCTTGAAATAACAGGATTAGATTTGGCGGGACATTTGATgcttacaagggaaactagggaagtgtga
- the LOC139425799 gene encoding uncharacterized protein → MIEIEASVNRIQWNFNPPASPWWGGFWERMVQMVKKLLRRVLGQSALNYEEMTSVLCDCETTINSRPLTYVSEQGDELIPLTPAMFLKEIDDVGVPDLDQLDQVNLNKRLRYQQNLRNALRERFRSEYLGQLLQRPSKSKPIEPLKVGDIVLIETDGKKRILWPMAKIIDVFPGKDGQVRVVRLKTPSCELVRNAQKIFPLEIYSPAEPNLINNEACKNKPENDFQVEEEHEC, encoded by the coding sequence ATGATCGAAATTGAAGCATCTGTGAATAGGATTCAATGGAACTTTAATCCTCCTGCTTCCCCATGGTGGGGAGGATTTTGGGAAAGAATGGTGCAGATGGTTAAAAAACTTCTTCGTAGGGTTTTAGGTCAATCAGctttaaattatgaagaaatgaCGAGCGTCCTTTGTGATTGTGAGACAACAATAAATTCTAGACCTCTCACTTATGTCTCAGAACAAGGGGATGAACTCATTCCATTGACGCCAGCTATGTTCTTGAAAGAAATAGATGATGTCGGAGTGCCAGATTTAGATCAACTTGATcaagtaaatttgaataaaagattaAGGTACCAGCAAAATTTGCGCAATGCTTTAAGAGAAAGATTTAGAAGTGAGTACCTTGGGCAATTATTACAACGACCATCAAAGAGTAAACCGATTGAACCTTTGAAAGTAGGAGATATTGTTTTAATCGAAACTGAcggtaaaaaaagaattttatggcCAATGGCtaaaataattgatgtttttccTGGTAAAGATGGGCAAGTACGAGTGGTTCGCCTTAAAACTCCATCCTGTGAACTGGTCAGGAATGCGCAGAAGATTTTCCCACTCGAAATTTACTCACCAGCTGAACCtaatctaataaataatgaagcatGTAAGAATAAACCAGAGAATGACTTTCAGGTAGAGGAAGAACACGAGTGTTGA